In Kordiimonas sp. SCSIO 12610, the following are encoded in one genomic region:
- the queF gene encoding preQ(1) synthase encodes MANSVYEGLEQLGSTSTQPKTPEEAVLEMVQNPRAGTDYLVRFTCPEFTSLCPVTGQPDFAHLVLDYVPDQKLVESKSLKLFLQSFRNHQAFHEDCTVGIAERLVEEMKPKWLRFGGYWYPRGGIPIDVFFQTGKAPENIWIPDQGVPTYRGRG; translated from the coding sequence ATGGCCAATAGTGTTTACGAAGGATTAGAGCAGCTCGGTAGCACGAGCACCCAGCCCAAGACACCTGAGGAAGCGGTTCTTGAAATGGTGCAGAACCCGCGTGCTGGCACTGATTATCTTGTGCGCTTTACGTGCCCTGAGTTTACAAGCCTGTGCCCTGTAACCGGTCAGCCTGATTTTGCACACCTTGTTTTAGACTATGTGCCGGATCAAAAACTTGTAGAAAGTAAATCACTGAAACTGTTTCTTCAGTCTTTCCGAAATCATCAGGCGTTTCATGAAGATTGTACGGTTGGGATCGCTGAGCGTCTTGTTGAAGAAATGAAACCAAAATGGCTTCGCTTCGGTGGTTATTGGTATCCACGCGGAGGTATCCCGATTGATGTATTTTTCCAAACAGGAAAAGCGCCTGAAAATATCTGGATACCTGATCAAGGTGTACCAACCTACCGTGGTCGCGGTTAA
- a CDS encoding ETC complex I subunit translates to MKARIYQPAKTAMQSGTANTRQWLLEFEPASAKQIDSLMGWVGSSDTRGQLRMKFPSLDEAKSYAKRHDIPFEVQKPHTRKRRIQAYSDNFK, encoded by the coding sequence ATGAAAGCGCGCATTTACCAACCCGCTAAAACAGCAATGCAGTCCGGCACAGCAAATACACGGCAGTGGCTTCTGGAGTTTGAACCTGCGTCTGCGAAACAGATAGACAGCCTAATGGGCTGGGTTGGTTCAAGCGATACACGTGGCCAATTGCGTATGAAATTTCCTTCGTTGGATGAAGCAAAATCCTATGCCAAACGCCACGATATTCCTTTTGAGGTTCAAAAACCTCATACTCGGAAACGTCGTATTCAGGCATATTCGGATAATTTTAAATAA
- the queC gene encoding 7-cyano-7-deazaguanine synthase QueC: MAMKDAQNNKKAIVLLSGGLDSATVIRIAQDSGYDVYALSFQYGQRHSVELTAANKIAKTLGVIEHKTANLDLRLFGGSALTDDIDVPKDREDDDMSSDIPVTYVPARNTIFLSFALAYAETIGAKDIFIGVNALDYSGYPDCRPEYIDAYAKMANLATKAGVSDEEVIKIQTPLIDMTKAEIVSTGTKLGVDYSMTISCYDPDEDGRACGHCDSCLLRQKGFKEASLDDPTRYQNQGA, encoded by the coding sequence ATGGCAATGAAAGACGCACAAAATAATAAAAAAGCCATTGTATTATTATCTGGTGGATTAGATTCGGCAACTGTCATTCGTATCGCGCAAGATAGCGGATACGACGTCTATGCACTTAGTTTTCAATATGGGCAGCGTCACAGTGTTGAATTAACTGCCGCAAATAAAATTGCAAAAACACTGGGCGTGATAGAGCATAAAACCGCAAACCTTGACCTCCGCCTTTTCGGCGGTAGCGCCTTAACTGATGATATCGACGTTCCAAAGGACCGTGAAGACGACGATATGAGCAGCGACATCCCTGTAACCTACGTCCCTGCCCGAAATACAATTTTCCTGTCCTTTGCCCTTGCTTATGCTGAAACAATTGGTGCAAAGGATATTTTTATCGGTGTTAACGCCCTCGACTACAGCGGATACCCTGATTGCCGGCCTGAGTATATTGATGCCTATGCAAAAATGGCCAATTTGGCGACCAAAGCCGGGGTTTCTGATGAAGAAGTAATTAAAATTCAAACGCCATTGATTGATATGACAAAAGCAGAGATTGTTAGCACTGGAACAAAGTTGGGTGTTGATTATTCCATGACAATCAGTTGCTATGACCCTGACGAAGATGGCAGGGCTTGTGGCCACTGCGATAGTTGCCTGCTGCGCCAAAAGGGCTTTAAGGAAGCGAGCCTTGATGACCCGACACGCTATCAAAATCAAGGGGCATAG
- a CDS encoding OmpA family protein — MRKALLSALLLTTANITVVADDHDDDGFYAGLQLGVTLADDARVNATGDLFANADADPGLLSGLFLGRKVGKWRYEFEYAARRNSYDQVNFVDGGPFNIVGLRDSGGHQESDAFMANVHYQFGEIADWKAFIGAGIGFARMDVSNLNTTLGTIVNDSDTQFAGQGMVHAARKLTDNVELGLGYRYFRTALGDFQTPDGIADFRFQNHELFARVTWLFGGGSNGIEPATVPEPVPEPAPKPAPAAAPEPKPEPKPAPKPEPKPAPLPGPFIVFFDFDSSSITDSAQSIIDAAADAFEKFKVVRIRATGHTDRAGSDNYNSRLSRKRAENVRSALIAKGVPAQAILVSSKGETSPLVSTADNVREAQNRRVEIVLSR; from the coding sequence ATGCGCAAAGCATTGCTATCCGCACTTCTCTTAACAACTGCCAACATAACCGTTGTCGCTGACGACCATGATGATGATGGCTTCTACGCTGGCCTGCAACTTGGGGTCACACTAGCAGATGATGCCCGCGTCAATGCAACGGGCGACTTATTTGCCAATGCTGATGCTGATCCAGGCCTTTTGTCTGGCCTGTTTCTCGGCAGAAAAGTTGGAAAATGGCGCTATGAGTTCGAATATGCTGCACGCCGAAACAGCTACGACCAGGTTAACTTTGTTGACGGCGGCCCGTTTAATATAGTTGGGCTTCGCGATTCTGGTGGTCACCAGGAATCTGACGCATTTATGGCAAATGTTCATTACCAGTTCGGAGAAATCGCAGACTGGAAAGCCTTCATTGGCGCAGGTATTGGTTTCGCCCGCATGGATGTATCAAACCTGAATACAACACTCGGAACGATTGTTAATGACAGTGATACACAGTTTGCAGGCCAAGGCATGGTTCACGCAGCGCGTAAACTTACTGACAATGTAGAACTTGGTCTTGGGTATCGCTACTTCCGAACAGCCCTTGGTGATTTCCAAACACCAGACGGCATTGCAGATTTCCGTTTTCAAAACCATGAACTTTTTGCCCGTGTAACATGGTTATTTGGTGGTGGTTCCAATGGTATTGAACCCGCAACTGTGCCTGAGCCTGTTCCAGAACCAGCTCCAAAACCAGCACCAGCTGCCGCGCCGGAACCAAAACCTGAACCAAAACCAGCACCGAAGCCAGAGCCGAAACCTGCTCCGCTTCCGGGGCCGTTTATCGTGTTCTTTGACTTTGACAGCTCTTCTATTACTGACAGCGCGCAATCAATTATCGATGCTGCTGCCGATGCGTTTGAAAAGTTCAAAGTTGTTCGCATTAGAGCCACAGGACACACGGACCGTGCTGGCAGTGACAATTATAACTCCCGCCTATCGCGGAAGCGGGCTGAAAATGTACGAAGTGCCCTGATTGCGAAGGGTGTTCCTGCACAAGCTATCCTGGTTTCAAGCAAAGGTGAAACATCACCGCTTGTATCCACCGCTGATAATGTTCGGGAAGCACAAAACCGCCGCGTGGAGATCGTTCTTTCACGCTAA
- a CDS encoding protein-L-isoaspartate O-methyltransferase, producing MSEYSVARTHMIDGQLRPNEVNDERVIDAIGAVPREAFVPKTKRDVAYVDEDIAVGEGRYLIEPMIFGRMLVAANIQPSDLVLDIGCATGYSSAVLAHLADAVVALEENETLADAAEKKLTDLEIMNAAVVKGALGSGVSRQGPYDVIFMGGAVEDVPMTVVRQLKEGGRLICVKTVNGVGRGHMITMRDGIPAGRDLFNANVAKIPGFEQPKGFEF from the coding sequence GTGAGCGAATATTCTGTTGCACGTACTCACATGATTGATGGTCAGCTTCGCCCCAATGAAGTGAATGATGAACGCGTTATCGATGCGATCGGCGCTGTTCCCCGCGAAGCTTTTGTCCCGAAAACAAAGCGCGATGTTGCCTATGTGGATGAGGATATCGCGGTTGGTGAAGGCCGTTACCTGATCGAGCCCATGATTTTCGGCCGTATGCTTGTGGCTGCCAATATTCAACCAAGCGACCTTGTGCTCGATATCGGTTGTGCAACGGGCTATTCTTCGGCGGTGCTGGCGCACCTCGCGGATGCAGTTGTGGCGTTAGAAGAAAATGAAACCTTGGCGGATGCCGCTGAAAAGAAACTGACTGATCTTGAAATCATGAATGCAGCCGTCGTTAAGGGCGCGCTCGGTAGTGGTGTTTCAAGGCAGGGGCCATATGATGTGATCTTTATGGGCGGTGCGGTCGAGGATGTTCCCATGACTGTTGTTCGACAATTGAAGGAAGGTGGTCGGTTAATCTGTGTGAAAACGGTTAACGGTGTTGGCCGCGGCCATATGATTACAATGCGTGATGGTATCCCGGCGGGCCGTGACCTGTTTAATGCCAACGTCGCGAAAATCCCGGGTTTTGAACAGCCAAAGGGTTTTGAATTTTAA
- a CDS encoding molybdenum ABC transporter ATP-binding protein, which yields MNIALSADVRWEHDTATYKANFALYEGVNVLIGQSGAGKSTLSRILLGLIKPISGTITLNDTTLVHVGKGTFSPVHKRKIGWVPQDSALFPHMTVEANIRYGSKKQQSIDDILDFLSIKHLKNRNTHTLSGGEARRVAIARAIVSEPGLLILDEPTNGLDQKSKETVLTLIKKIAQTRSIPILMITHDYDEMLKLADHTILMHENLIVTEGTLEHITQHADFSQALGLKEISSILEGTFVGTEDTLWKIDVAGQTLYLFCIEPIPAINSCIRVRLSSKDIALSLQPIDGTSILNHLSCSITEINQQSDQVLVTLKLENSDQCISAQITQKSAALMQVKEGMQVSAMLKAVAVKSITSA from the coding sequence ATGAACATCGCCCTATCTGCAGACGTTCGCTGGGAACATGATACAGCGACTTACAAAGCAAATTTCGCACTCTATGAGGGTGTGAATGTATTGATTGGCCAATCAGGTGCAGGCAAATCAACGCTTTCCCGTATTTTATTGGGGCTAATAAAGCCAATATCAGGAACTATAACACTTAACGATACAACGCTGGTTCATGTTGGAAAGGGTACCTTCTCCCCCGTCCATAAACGCAAAATTGGCTGGGTACCGCAGGATAGCGCTTTGTTTCCGCATATGACGGTTGAAGCAAACATCCGGTACGGTTCTAAGAAACAACAATCCATCGATGACATCCTTGATTTTCTATCAATCAAACATTTGAAAAATCGAAACACACATACCCTATCAGGCGGTGAAGCGCGCCGTGTTGCAATAGCCCGAGCAATTGTTTCTGAACCAGGCCTCCTTATTCTCGATGAGCCAACTAATGGTTTGGACCAGAAATCAAAAGAAACGGTTCTAACACTCATTAAAAAGATTGCTCAAACTCGCTCTATTCCCATTCTTATGATCACGCATGATTATGATGAGATGCTCAAATTGGCCGACCACACCATTTTAATGCATGAAAATCTGATCGTAACAGAAGGCACATTAGAGCATATCACGCAGCACGCTGATTTTTCCCAGGCTCTGGGACTTAAGGAAATCAGCAGCATACTTGAAGGGACATTCGTTGGTACAGAAGATACCTTGTGGAAGATTGATGTTGCAGGGCAAACTCTCTATCTATTCTGTATTGAGCCGATACCTGCTATAAACAGTTGTATCAGGGTACGCCTAAGCTCTAAAGACATTGCACTCAGTCTACAGCCGATTGATGGAACAAGTATTCTGAATCATTTGTCTTGTTCAATTACAGAGATTAACCAACAAAGTGATCAGGTTCTTGTCACACTGAAATTGGAAAATAGTGATCAATGTATTAGCGCACAGATTACGCAAAAATCAGCCGCACTTATGCAGGTAAAAGAAGGTATGCAAGTCTCCGCAATGTTAAAAGCCGTAGCCGTTAAAAGCATAACTTCGGCATAG
- the queE gene encoding 7-carboxy-7-deazaguanine synthase — translation MVYSVKEIFYTLQGEGANAGRPAIFCRFSGCNLWTGREEDRSKAICQFCDTDFVGTDGVGGGKFKTAKDLVERVLSHWPQNTNEPPFIVCTGGEPLLQLDQVLVDTLNEYGFVIAVESNGTILPPNGIDWLCISPKIGSDLIVKKGQELKLVYPQAGGEPEKFDDLNFEHFYLQPMDSPELISNTEKAVDYCKAHPKWHLSVQTHKAINIP, via the coding sequence GTGGTCTATAGCGTAAAAGAAATATTTTACACCCTACAAGGTGAAGGCGCAAACGCGGGCCGGCCTGCAATATTCTGCCGTTTTTCAGGCTGTAATTTATGGACAGGCCGCGAAGAAGACAGAAGTAAAGCAATCTGCCAATTCTGTGATACTGACTTTGTAGGGACTGATGGTGTTGGAGGCGGCAAGTTCAAAACCGCGAAAGACCTTGTGGAGCGCGTTCTTTCCCACTGGCCACAGAACACAAATGAGCCCCCCTTCATTGTCTGTACTGGCGGTGAGCCCTTATTGCAACTTGATCAGGTACTTGTTGATACGCTAAACGAATATGGTTTTGTCATTGCTGTAGAAAGCAACGGGACAATTCTTCCACCAAACGGGATTGACTGGCTTTGCATTAGCCCCAAAATTGGATCCGATCTGATTGTCAAAAAGGGCCAAGAGCTTAAGCTTGTTTACCCGCAGGCAGGTGGCGAGCCCGAAAAATTTGACGACTTAAATTTCGAGCATTTTTACCTTCAGCCAATGGATAGCCCTGAACTTATCTCAAACACAGAAAAAGCTGTTGATTACTGCAAAGCTCACCCCAAGTGGCATTTAAGTGTTCAGACCCACAAGGCGATTAATATCCCTTAA
- a CDS encoding NADAR family protein, translated as MNTIDNLIAAAKTGERLKYVFFWSHKDPSGTVSKACFSQWYPRGGVEGDYSYLTAEHYMMAEKARLFGDQRKFDEIIDAENPGKAKALGREVLSFDQAIWNKHKFDVAVRGNYIKFSQNSDLKEFLLNTGKRVLVEASPVDPIWGIGMSVDDPEVENPEKWKGQNLLGFALMEVREMLRR; from the coding sequence ATGAATACAATTGATAACTTGATTGCTGCGGCAAAAACAGGCGAGAGATTAAAGTATGTTTTCTTTTGGTCGCACAAAGATCCCTCGGGCACAGTATCGAAGGCATGTTTTAGCCAATGGTATCCGAGGGGTGGAGTTGAGGGTGATTATAGCTATTTGACGGCCGAGCATTATATGATGGCTGAGAAGGCAAGACTATTTGGCGATCAAAGAAAGTTTGATGAAATCATAGATGCCGAAAACCCCGGGAAAGCCAAGGCACTGGGGCGCGAAGTCTTGAGTTTTGATCAGGCAATCTGGAATAAGCACAAATTTGATGTGGCCGTTCGGGGTAATTATATAAAATTCTCCCAAAATAGTGACCTCAAAGAATTCTTATTAAATACTGGAAAACGTGTATTGGTAGAGGCAAGTCCTGTAGACCCGATATGGGGGATTGGGATGTCGGTTGATGATCCTGAAGTCGAAAATCCGGAAAAATGGAAAGGACAAAATTTATTAGGGTTCGCCTTAATGGAGGTGCGGGAAATGCTACGCCGTTGA
- a CDS encoding FMN-binding glutamate synthase family protein, giving the protein MFEQMGIPTFVIEALTFFVLLFVFAIGLVVLGTIILYVIDRTQTKHAVRRNFPVIGRGRYWMEHIGVFFRQYFFAMDREEMPFNREQRSYVYRAAKRDDTTLAFGSTRNLHTTGTIMFANCAFPTMRKDAVKTREVEVGPYCTTPYKTASLFNVSGMSYGALSKVAVEALSKGSAKAGAWMNTGEGGLSSYHLSGGGDIVFQIGTAKYGVRDENGNLSDDKLEALAAKENIRMFELKLAQGAKPGKGGILPGEKVSEEIAEIRGIKVGEDSISPNRHPEINDIESLLDSINHIRDVTGKPVGIKTVMGSFDWLDEMLQLIHKRGVESAPDFITIDSGDGGTGAAPMSLMDYMGLPIWESLPMVADRLNGFNLKDRIKIIASGKLITPADVAWALCMGADFVVSARGFMFSLGCIQALQCNKNTCPTGITTHDPKLQRGLVAADKAERVANYIEHVMYEVGVIAHSCGVKEPRELNRSHAIMVQDNGRPLPMSNIFPNQKEGSLM; this is encoded by the coding sequence ATGTTTGAACAAATGGGAATACCGACCTTCGTCATCGAAGCCTTAACCTTTTTTGTACTCTTGTTTGTTTTTGCAATCGGGCTTGTCGTGCTGGGCACAATCATTCTTTATGTGATCGACAGGACACAAACCAAGCATGCAGTGCGCCGCAATTTCCCCGTTATCGGACGCGGACGCTATTGGATGGAACATATTGGTGTCTTTTTCCGTCAATATTTCTTTGCCATGGACCGGGAAGAAATGCCCTTTAACCGTGAACAACGCTCTTATGTATACAGGGCTGCCAAACGGGATGATACCACCCTCGCCTTCGGGTCCACCCGAAATCTGCACACCACAGGCACCATCATGTTTGCGAACTGCGCCTTCCCAACCATGCGAAAGGATGCTGTTAAAACCCGTGAAGTGGAAGTTGGCCCCTATTGCACAACGCCTTATAAAACCGCATCCCTGTTTAATGTTTCAGGCATGTCATATGGCGCCCTCTCAAAAGTAGCGGTAGAGGCCCTTTCCAAGGGGTCAGCAAAGGCGGGGGCATGGATGAATACCGGCGAAGGTGGCTTGTCTTCCTATCACCTATCAGGGGGCGGTGACATCGTATTTCAAATTGGAACTGCTAAATACGGTGTCCGCGACGAGAACGGCAACCTCTCGGACGATAAGCTTGAGGCGCTTGCAGCCAAAGAAAATATCCGCATGTTCGAACTCAAACTCGCACAAGGGGCAAAACCCGGCAAAGGCGGGATCTTGCCTGGCGAGAAAGTCAGCGAAGAAATCGCGGAAATTCGGGGCATTAAGGTTGGCGAAGATTCGATCAGTCCAAACCGACACCCCGAAATAAATGATATCGAAAGCCTACTTGATTCGATTAATCATATTCGCGACGTCACAGGCAAGCCGGTAGGCATAAAAACTGTCATGGGTAGCTTTGATTGGCTGGACGAAATGCTTCAGCTTATTCACAAGCGCGGCGTTGAGAGCGCGCCTGACTTTATCACAATCGACTCTGGTGATGGCGGCACGGGTGCAGCTCCCATGAGCCTCATGGATTATATGGGGCTTCCTATTTGGGAAAGCCTGCCAATGGTTGCGGATCGACTTAACGGATTTAACCTCAAGGATCGAATCAAAATCATCGCTTCCGGCAAGCTTATCACCCCCGCTGATGTGGCATGGGCGCTTTGCATGGGGGCTGATTTCGTAGTATCCGCCCGCGGCTTTATGTTCTCACTCGGGTGTATTCAGGCACTTCAGTGCAATAAAAACACCTGCCCAACAGGCATTACAACACATGACCCGAAACTTCAGCGTGGCTTAGTGGCAGCAGATAAGGCAGAACGCGTTGCAAATTATATCGAACATGTCATGTATGAAGTTGGTGTAATTGCCCATTCCTGCGGCGTGAAAGAACCAAGAGAGTTAAATCGCTCGCACGCCATTATGGTTCAGGACAACGGAAGGCCACTTCCTATGTCTAATATATTCCCAAACCAAAAAGAAGGTAGCCTGATGTAA
- the hspQ gene encoding heat shock protein HspQ — MAKTYVARFTPGQVIRHIGLGYRGIIFDVDATYEQSDEWYELMAVSRPSKHRPWYHILVDGQDHVTYVAEENLVACDEENDFEHPQLSEFFHPLTDGGLSSRQIFN; from the coding sequence ATGGCAAAAACATATGTTGCCCGGTTTACACCGGGTCAAGTCATCAGGCATATCGGCCTCGGTTATCGAGGTATTATTTTCGATGTCGATGCCACATACGAACAGTCCGATGAATGGTATGAGCTTATGGCCGTATCGAGGCCATCCAAACATCGTCCCTGGTATCATATCCTTGTGGATGGACAAGATCATGTCACTTACGTTGCGGAAGAAAACCTTGTTGCCTGCGATGAAGAAAACGATTTTGAGCATCCTCAATTAAGTGAATTTTTTCACCCTCTAACCGATGGTGGTTTGTCGTCACGGCAAATTTTCAATTAA
- the metC gene encoding cystathionine beta-lyase, producing MSDKQRDTKLVTAGRRKEWTHGIVNPPVYRASTCLFDSYAEMRERVKDPSARHLFYGRKGTPTQWALEDAITELENGEGTMLFPSGVAAVNAAILACVKTGDHILITDSAYDPTRSFANGFLKKMGITTEYYDPTIGANIESLIKDNTAMILVESPGSLTFEVQDLPAISAVAKRHNILIVSDSTWGTPLYFPALELGADISVHACTKYIGGHSDIMLGSATANHRMFKRLRQTAYSLGQTVSADDAALGLRGLRTLGVRLKQHEENALLIAKWLQDHPLIHEVRHPALETSPGHDIWSRDFTGSTGLFSIILKYGDYPDTAHLVDEMKYFKMGFSWGGYESLILPSDPESARSASKWSSPGPLLRLHIGLEDTDDLMKDLEAGLQRYSDAVKP from the coding sequence ATGTCAGACAAACAGCGTGATACAAAGCTTGTAACGGCCGGAAGGCGTAAAGAATGGACCCACGGGATTGTTAACCCGCCAGTTTATCGTGCCTCAACATGTTTGTTTGACAGCTATGCAGAAATGCGTGAGCGCGTTAAAGACCCAAGCGCCAGACATTTATTCTATGGCCGCAAAGGAACCCCGACACAGTGGGCGCTTGAAGATGCGATTACCGAGCTTGAAAACGGCGAAGGCACTATGCTTTTCCCTAGCGGAGTCGCGGCTGTAAATGCGGCTATCCTTGCATGTGTTAAAACTGGGGATCATATCCTTATCACTGATAGCGCCTATGATCCCACACGGTCTTTTGCCAACGGTTTCCTGAAAAAAATGGGTATTACTACGGAATATTATGACCCCACAATCGGCGCCAACATCGAAAGCCTGATCAAAGATAACACCGCTATGATCTTAGTTGAAAGTCCCGGGTCGCTGACATTTGAAGTGCAGGATCTGCCTGCAATTTCAGCGGTCGCAAAACGGCACAATATCCTAATCGTCAGCGATAGCACATGGGGAACACCCTTGTATTTCCCTGCGCTCGAACTCGGGGCTGACATTAGCGTTCATGCCTGCACAAAATATATTGGCGGGCATTCGGATATTATGCTTGGTTCGGCAACTGCAAATCACCGCATGTTTAAACGTTTGCGACAAACCGCGTATTCACTTGGGCAAACGGTCTCTGCCGATGACGCTGCCCTTGGTCTTAGGGGGCTTAGAACCCTCGGCGTTCGCTTGAAGCAGCATGAAGAAAATGCGCTCTTGATTGCCAAATGGCTACAGGATCACCCGCTTATCCATGAGGTACGCCACCCCGCGCTTGAAACAAGCCCAGGACATGACATCTGGAGCCGGGATTTCACTGGCTCAACAGGTCTTTTCTCCATAATTCTCAAATACGGGGATTATCCTGATACGGCCCATCTTGTTGACGAGATGAAATATTTCAAAATGGGCTTTAGCTGGGGCGGGTATGAAAGCCTAATATTACCTAGCGACCCAGAAAGTGCCCGTTCCGCATCAAAATGGTCCAGCCCCGGTCCTTTACTAAGGCTACACATTGGCCTTGAAGATACGGATGACCTCATGAAAGACTTGGAAGCCGGTTTACAGCGCTACAGCGACGCCGTGAAACCATAA
- a CDS encoding sulfurtransferase — translation MATPKETRKNTLVDAVWLSENIHSDAVKVFDCSYHLPGTNRSAFEEFTAAHIPGAYFFDIDLIADTRAPLPHMLPTIATFEKAIYDFAISKDDTIICYDNSPLFSAARVWWMFRYFGFENIYILNGGLSAWKNAGYKTVDGTSKAALPTNSFTPFIPISNEQLLVNRLQIEQTIHSEDTMIIDARSKGRFDGSAPEPRPNLPSGHMPLAVNIPYQDLFTKDGHYKAIDALENLFSRHKIDLNRPVITSCGSGITACTLAAALSLLGKWDVAIYDGAWIDWATHYGINNPQAKMIRTIE, via the coding sequence GTGGCAACACCCAAAGAAACTAGAAAAAATACGCTCGTAGACGCTGTTTGGCTCAGTGAAAATATTCACTCAGATGCGGTGAAGGTTTTTGACTGTAGCTACCATTTGCCTGGCACCAACAGATCTGCTTTTGAAGAATTCACAGCAGCCCATATTCCCGGTGCATATTTTTTTGACATTGACCTAATTGCAGACACTAGGGCGCCTCTTCCCCATATGCTGCCAACGATCGCAACATTTGAAAAAGCAATATATGATTTTGCAATTTCAAAGGATGACACCATCATATGCTATGATAATAGCCCGCTGTTTTCAGCAGCGCGTGTGTGGTGGATGTTCAGGTATTTTGGCTTTGAGAATATCTATATTCTAAATGGTGGCTTATCTGCATGGAAAAACGCAGGGTATAAAACCGTTGATGGGACCTCTAAAGCCGCCCTTCCAACCAACAGTTTCACTCCCTTTATTCCCATTTCAAACGAACAGTTACTGGTAAACAGACTTCAAATAGAGCAGACAATCCATAGCGAAGACACTATGATTATCGATGCGCGCTCAAAAGGCCGTTTTGATGGCTCTGCCCCCGAGCCACGGCCTAATTTGCCATCGGGCCATATGCCGCTTGCTGTAAACATTCCTTATCAGGACCTATTCACAAAGGATGGTCACTATAAAGCCATAGATGCCTTGGAAAATCTGTTTAGTCGCCACAAAATCGACCTCAATCGACCTGTAATCACGTCCTGTGGCTCAGGAATAACCGCATGTACGCTCGCCGCCGCATTAAGTTTGCTTGGCAAATGGGATGTAGCCATCTATGACGGTGCATGGATTGATTGGGCCACACATTATGGTATCAATAATCCACAGGCAAAAATGATAAGGACTATAGAGTAA
- the modB gene encoding molybdate ABC transporter permease subunit, which yields MLSQSEIEALLLSLKVATSATLLLFPIALALAFLLARYNFRGKMLLEIMVYFPLVVPPVVIGYLLLVFLSPASAFGAWLETIGLNPSFSWQAAALASGIMAMPLMVRAIRQSFETQAIIFNEVAATLGAGPFRQFLTISLPLALPGIATAIVLGFARSIGEFGATITFAANIPGLTQTLPLALYTEAQTPGGETAALRLAILCLIPAVLSLFISETLSRRARAKAGLRP from the coding sequence GTGTTAAGCCAAAGCGAAATAGAAGCCTTATTGCTCAGCCTAAAAGTGGCAACAAGCGCAACATTGCTTCTATTTCCTATCGCGCTTGCCCTTGCCTTCTTGCTGGCCCGGTATAATTTCAGGGGCAAAATGCTATTGGAAATAATGGTTTATTTCCCGCTCGTCGTTCCTCCTGTCGTTATTGGATATCTGTTGCTAGTGTTTTTATCACCTGCAAGTGCTTTCGGCGCATGGCTGGAGACGATTGGATTAAACCCATCTTTCAGTTGGCAAGCAGCCGCGCTCGCAAGTGGCATTATGGCGATGCCCTTAATGGTTCGGGCTATTCGGCAATCGTTTGAAACACAGGCAATCATTTTCAACGAAGTTGCAGCAACCCTTGGCGCGGGACCATTTAGGCAATTTCTAACAATCAGCCTTCCTCTCGCGCTTCCTGGTATTGCGACCGCTATTGTATTGGGCTTTGCCAGATCGATCGGAGAGTTTGGTGCAACAATCACATTTGCCGCCAATATTCCAGGCCTTACACAAACGCTTCCCCTTGCATTATACACAGAGGCGCAAACCCCAGGCGGAGAAACTGCTGCCTTACGGCTGGCAATTTTATGCTTGATACCAGCCGTTTTAAGTTTATTCATCAGTGAAACCCTAAGCCGCCGTGCTCGGGCTAAAGCTGGATTAAGGCCATGA